A window of Oncorhynchus keta strain PuntledgeMale-10-30-2019 chromosome 27, Oket_V2, whole genome shotgun sequence contains these coding sequences:
- the LOC118359909 gene encoding dnaJ homolog subfamily C member 5-like, with product MAAHEQARQRSLSTSGESLYIVLGIDKLATPDDIKKSYRKLALKFHPDKNPDNPEASDKFKEINNAHAILNDPTKRNIYDKYGSLGLYVAEQFGEENVNTYFVLSSWWAKALFVFCGLATGCYFCCCLCCCCNCCCGKCKPRPPEGQEPDFYVSPEDLEAQMQSDEREGGGEAILVQPSATETTQLTSDGHHSSYQTDMGFN from the exons ATGGCAGCTCATGAACAGGCGAGGCAGCGCTCACTCTCCACCTCTGGTGAATCACTCTACATTGTGCTTGGCATTGACAAGCTAGCCACTCCCGACGATATCAAGAAATCCTACAG AAAACTTGCGTTGAAATTCCACCCTGATAAGAACCCAGATAACCCAGAAGCTTCTGACAAGTTTAAGGAGATCAACAATGCCCATGCCATTCTGAACGACCCCACAAAGCGGAACATCTATGACAAGTACGGCTCCCTGGGACTGTACGTGGCTGAGCAGTTTGGCGAGGAGAACGTGAACACCTACTTTGTTCTGTCCAGCTGGTGGGCTAAG GCGTTGTTTGTGTTCTGTGGCCTTGCCACTGGCTGCTACTTCTGCTGTTGTCTGTGTTGTTGCTGTAACTGCTGCTGTGGGAAGTGTAAACCGCGGCCCCCAGAGGGCCAGGAGCCCGACTTCTATGTGTCCCCTGAGGACCTGGAGGCCCAAATGCAGTCTGACGAGAGAG agggTGGCGGCGAAGCCATCTTGGTGCAGCCATCAGCGACAGAGACCACCCAGCTGACATCAGATGGTCACCATTCCTCCTACCAAACCGACATGGGCTTCAACTAA